A genomic region of Thunnus maccoyii chromosome 13, fThuMac1.1, whole genome shotgun sequence contains the following coding sequences:
- the ssh2b gene encoding protein phosphatase Slingshot homolog 2b isoform X1 → MPPGVVTAPRSSSTGCFCACCAGTMRPYFTENSVISQGEIYQLISESFLTVKGAALFLPRGNGSSASSASRFSQLRSKHAGDIQQHLQTMFTVLRPEDNIKLAVRLESAHAQVTRYMVVVSTNGRQDTEESVVLGMDFSPVDSSCSVGLVLPLWSDTLIHLDGDGGFSVSTDNRVHVFKPVSVQAMWSALQSLHKACEVARCHNYFPGSLFLTWVSYYQSRVSSDQARINEWNAMQDVQSHRADSPVLFSDVPTERELTERQIKTSLREIMMQKDLENVTCKEIRTELEMHMTCNLREFKEFIDNEMIVILGQMDSPTEIFDHVFLGSEWNASNLEELQKSGVQYILNVTREIDNFFPGVFEYHNIRVYDEEATDLLAYWNDTYKFISRAKKAGSKCLVHCKMGISRSAATVIAYAMKEYGWDLKKAFDYVKERRAVTKPNPSFMRQLEEYQGILLASKQRHNKLWRSHSDSDLSEHHEPLSKSYAQPHSLGRSDPHNQASSPLGPSVKELLESLGTSSSTGKATHSTSQPDTGIQFSSSSFEGVASLSGDTEARSLEAPSHSAVAQIDPPCPESAAGSVSPLSPPLSNGVCDSEVQPSSPPLSQPRAATVVPEPQKTDMVTVAESVLLGQPHPPPSLHHLPLSPAPSPTPTCADEVIKPQVSSCSLPVIKPMQASVPEPMTTQTPSTQQAGPQCLPAPVPVRKQDCDPHTCGSSLDGSAAHPPLTSDFNSYPSAIPQDNKVLFGHSADHINFFSAREKFKGMTQDGKTHSAAVQQSAQLKSCGKEQQPLPQEVSASEGKEEEKRKQIPVQVTGLKPAVHTEASPPGPLSQLGHEGPQDQEVRKSKQEIEDSCVFSQKEAQNVKEEVKNKEDEEAAPARLYSDWTRGSVRRVTRQLEQRMKQEHDSPSPSSSPPSHSSSSSCSQWRPSGATMSQVSVDSAVQEDKEEDDGKFGSMKRESGDVFETGELGNDDGSTKEHKFQPADTRSLSTSSSFHHSAHSPFASVNFLCLEGVTELESGTDWDCSTEVPHSDIIMRETWETLCELGAFLQQVSVGGARKARCVDQVFGLSAGATQKRGSSTQKRVREVEARIRQAGLTPPSLMKRSASLAKLGCLELLANDLSEWELSRSSVAPSSAEPPIHTASDESKKQRVHNSPSSPSQQPEVIGIGAERLSEAGETSSGVSPSNQTPQSCVLLNSSQDSLHLPGPTLMTTRQQYGRTHPLRRLKKRTVSTLYHTM, encoded by the exons ATGCCTCCCGGTGTTGTGACCGCGCCACGGAGCTCATCAACCGGCTGCTTCTGCGCCTGCTGCGCGGGGACGATGAGACCTTATTTCACCGAGAACTCAGTGATCTCTCAGGGGGAAATATATCAGCT caTCAGTGAAAGTTTCCTGACAGTTAAAGGAGCTGCTCTCTTCTTACCTCGAGGAAATGGCTCCTCCGCTTCCTCTGCCTCTCGCTTCTCACAGCTGCGCAGCAAACATGCAG GAGACATCCAGCAGCATCTACAAACCATGTTCACTGTCCTCAGACCAGAGGACAACATCAAACTG GCGGTCCGTTTGGAGAGCGCCCATGCTCAGGTCACCCGCTACATGGTGGTGGTTTCAACCAACGGTCGCCAGGACACAGAGGAGAGCGTGGTACTGGGTATGGACTTCAGTCCCGTAGACAG cTCATGTTCGGTAGGGCTTGTTTTGCCCTTATGGAGCGACACGTTGATACATCTGGACGGAGATGG GGGTTTCAGCGTGTCAACTGATAACAGAGTGCATGTATTCAAGCCTGTTTCTGTGCAGGCCATGTG GTCGGCCCTCCAGTCGCTCCATAAAGCTTGCGAAGTGGCTCGTTGTCACAACTACTTCCCAGGCAGCTTGTTCCTCACCTGGGTCAGCTACTATCAAAGTAGGGTCTCCTCCGACCAGGCACGAATCAACGAGTGGAACGCCATGCAGGATGTGCAGTCACACCGTGCCGATTCACCCGTCCTCTTCTCTGATGT ACCTACCGAAAGAGAACTGACAGAGCGTCAGATCAAAACCAGTTTGAGGGAGATCATGATGCAAAAAGACCTCGAGAATGTCACCTGCAAAGAG ATCCGCACAGAGCTGGAAATGCACATGACATGCAACCTCCGAGAGTTCAAGGAGTTTATCGACAATGAGATGATTGTCATTCTGGGTCAGATGGACAGCCCCACAGAGATCTTTGATCATGTCTTCTTG GGATCTGAGTGGAATGCATCCAATTTGGAGGAGTTGCAGAAGAGCGG GGTTCAGTACATCCTGAATGTAACAAGGGAGATCGATAACTTCTTTCCCGGTGTGTTTGAGTACCACAATATCCGTGTTTACGATGAGGAGGCCACTGACCTGCTTGCCTATTGGAACGACACCTATAAGTTTATATCTAGAGCCAA GAAAGCCGGGTCCAAGTGTCTGGTGCACTGTAAAATGGGTATAAGTCGATCTGCAGCCACGGTGATCGCCTACGCCATGAAGGAGTACGGCTGGGATTTGAAAAAAGCCTTTGATTACGTGAAGGAGCGTCGAGCTGTGACCAAACCCAACCCCTCTTTCATGAGACAGCTGGAGGAGTATCAGGGCATACTGCTGGCCAG CAAGCAGAGGCACAACAAACTGTGGCGTTCTCACTCCGATAGCGACCTGTCAGAGCACCATGAGCCACTGTCTAAATCCTACGCCCAACCTCACAGCCTGGGCCGCTCCGACCCCCATAACCAGGCCAGCAGCCCACTCGGTCCCTCTGTGAAAGAGCTGCTGGAATCACTGGGGACTTCATCCAGCACTGGCAAAGCAACACACTCCACTAGCCAGCCTGATACTGGCATCCAGTTCAGCTCCTCATCCTTTGAGGGGGTGGCATCACTATCAGGTGACACTGAAGCTCGAAGCCTCGAGGCTCCCTCTCATTCTGCTGTAGCCCAGATCGACCCCCCTTGTCCTGAGTCCGCAGCTGGCTCTGTGTCTCCGCTATCTCCTCCGCTCTCCAACGGGGTATGTGACTCTGAGGTGCAGCCGTCGTCACCTCCTCTCTCCCAGCCAAGGGCCGCCACTGTGGTGCCTGAGCCTCAAAAGACAGACATGGTGACTGTTGCAGAAAGTGTTTTGCTGGGCCAACCTCACCCACCTCCATCCCTTCACCACCTCCCCCTCTCTCCAGCTCCGTCCCCGACTCCAACCTGCGCGGATGAGGTTATCAAACCACAGGTGTCGTCCTGTTCTCTGCCTGTGATTAAACCGATGCAAGCGTCAGTGCCTGAGCCcatgacaacacaaacaccaagcACACAACAAGCTGGACCCCAGTGTCTGCCTGCACCAGTGCCTGTCAGAAAACAAGACTGTGACCCACACACGTGTGGCTCGTCTTTGGATGGTTCAGCAGCCCATCCTCCCCTCACTAGTGATTTTAACAGCTACCCCAGTGCCATTCCACAAGACAACAAAGTGTTGTTCGGCCACAGTGCGGATCACATTAACTTTTTCAGTGCCAGGGAAAAGTTCAAGGGAATGACTCAAGATGGTAAGACTCATAGTGCTGCGGTGCAGCAGTCGGCCCAGCTGAAGAGTTGTGGCAAGGAACAGCAACCACTGCCTCAGGAGGTCTCCGCTAGTgagggaaaagaggaggagaaaagaaag CAAATCCCTGTGCAGGTCACAGGACTGAAGCCTGCAGTGCACACAGAGGCTTCACCTCCTGGCCCTCTCAGCCAACTGGGTCATGAGGGCCCCCAGGACCAGGAAGTGAGGAAGTCAAAGCAGGAAATAGAGGAtagttgtgttttttcacagaagGAAGCTCAGAATGTAAAAGAggaagtgaaaaacaaagaagacgAGGAGGCGGCTCCTGCTCGTCTCTACAGCGATTGGACAAGGGGCTCTGTGCGGCGTGTGACGCGACAGCTGGAGCAGCGAATGAAACAGGAGCATGACTCTCCATCACCCTCTTCGTCCCCGCCGTCCCACTCCAGCAGCTCTTCCTGCTCTCAGTGGCGTCCATCCGGCGCAACAATGTCACAGGTGTCAGTGGATAGCGCTGTGCaggaagacaaagaggaggatgatgggaaGTTTGGTTCAATGAAGAGGGAGAGTGGTGATGTATTTGAGACGGGGGAACTAGGAAATGATGACGGAAGCACAAAAGAACACAAATTCCAGCCTGCTGATACTCGATCGCTCTCtacctcttcttctttccaccACTCAGCCCACTCTCCCTTTGCCTCTGTGAACTTCCTGTGTTTGGAGGGCGTGACAGAACTGGAGTCGGGCACGGACTGGGACTGCTCCACAGAGGTACCTCATAGTGACATTATCATGAGGGAGACATGGGAGACTTTGTGCGAGCTGGGCGCCTTTCTGCAGCAGGTGAGCGTGGGCGGAGCCCGCAAGGCCAGGTGTGTGGACCAGGTTTTTGGCCTCAGCGCTGGAGCAACACAGAAGCGAGGCAGCAGCACCCAGAAGAGGGTCAGAGAGGTGGAAGCCAGGATCCGCCAGGCGGGGCTGACCCCTCCATCCCTGATGAAGCGCTCAGCATCTCTGGCTAAGCTGGGCTGTCTGGAGCTGCTAGCCAACGACCTGAGTGAGTGGGAGCTCAGCCGCTCCTCTGTGGCTCCGTCCTCAGCAGAACCTCCCATCCATACAGCTAGTGATGAGTCCAAGAAGCAGCGGGTCCACAACTCTCCTTCCTCACCCAGCCAGCAGCCTGAAGTCATCGGGATCGGTGCAGAGAGGCTTTCCGAAGCTGGAGAAACCTCATCAGGAGTCTCTCCATCAAATCAGACTCCGCAGAGCTGTGTACTCCTTAACTCTAGCCAAGACTCTCTGCATTTGCCTGGGCCCACACTTATGACAACAAGGCAGCAATATGGAAGGACTCACCCTCTGAGGCGGCTTAAGAAAAGAACTGTTAGTACCCTTTACCACACCATGTAA
- the ssh2b gene encoding protein phosphatase Slingshot homolog 2b isoform X2 encodes MALVTVQRSPTPSTSSSPCVSESGSGEDDRRSQPRSISESFLTVKGAALFLPRGNGSSASSASRFSQLRSKHAGDIQQHLQTMFTVLRPEDNIKLAVRLESAHAQVTRYMVVVSTNGRQDTEESVVLGMDFSPVDSSCSVGLVLPLWSDTLIHLDGDGGFSVSTDNRVHVFKPVSVQAMWSALQSLHKACEVARCHNYFPGSLFLTWVSYYQSRVSSDQARINEWNAMQDVQSHRADSPVLFSDVPTERELTERQIKTSLREIMMQKDLENVTCKEIRTELEMHMTCNLREFKEFIDNEMIVILGQMDSPTEIFDHVFLGSEWNASNLEELQKSGVQYILNVTREIDNFFPGVFEYHNIRVYDEEATDLLAYWNDTYKFISRAKKAGSKCLVHCKMGISRSAATVIAYAMKEYGWDLKKAFDYVKERRAVTKPNPSFMRQLEEYQGILLASKQRHNKLWRSHSDSDLSEHHEPLSKSYAQPHSLGRSDPHNQASSPLGPSVKELLESLGTSSSTGKATHSTSQPDTGIQFSSSSFEGVASLSGDTEARSLEAPSHSAVAQIDPPCPESAAGSVSPLSPPLSNGVCDSEVQPSSPPLSQPRAATVVPEPQKTDMVTVAESVLLGQPHPPPSLHHLPLSPAPSPTPTCADEVIKPQVSSCSLPVIKPMQASVPEPMTTQTPSTQQAGPQCLPAPVPVRKQDCDPHTCGSSLDGSAAHPPLTSDFNSYPSAIPQDNKVLFGHSADHINFFSAREKFKGMTQDGKTHSAAVQQSAQLKSCGKEQQPLPQEVSASEGKEEEKRKQIPVQVTGLKPAVHTEASPPGPLSQLGHEGPQDQEVRKSKQEIEDSCVFSQKEAQNVKEEVKNKEDEEAAPARLYSDWTRGSVRRVTRQLEQRMKQEHDSPSPSSSPPSHSSSSSCSQWRPSGATMSQVSVDSAVQEDKEEDDGKFGSMKRESGDVFETGELGNDDGSTKEHKFQPADTRSLSTSSSFHHSAHSPFASVNFLCLEGVTELESGTDWDCSTEVPHSDIIMRETWETLCELGAFLQQVSVGGARKARCVDQVFGLSAGATQKRGSSTQKRVREVEARIRQAGLTPPSLMKRSASLAKLGCLELLANDLSEWELSRSSVAPSSAEPPIHTASDESKKQRVHNSPSSPSQQPEVIGIGAERLSEAGETSSGVSPSNQTPQSCVLLNSSQDSLHLPGPTLMTTRQQYGRTHPLRRLKKRTVSTLYHTM; translated from the exons GAGTCCGGTAGTGGGGAGGATGACCGCCGCTCTCAGCCAAGGAG caTCAGTGAAAGTTTCCTGACAGTTAAAGGAGCTGCTCTCTTCTTACCTCGAGGAAATGGCTCCTCCGCTTCCTCTGCCTCTCGCTTCTCACAGCTGCGCAGCAAACATGCAG GAGACATCCAGCAGCATCTACAAACCATGTTCACTGTCCTCAGACCAGAGGACAACATCAAACTG GCGGTCCGTTTGGAGAGCGCCCATGCTCAGGTCACCCGCTACATGGTGGTGGTTTCAACCAACGGTCGCCAGGACACAGAGGAGAGCGTGGTACTGGGTATGGACTTCAGTCCCGTAGACAG cTCATGTTCGGTAGGGCTTGTTTTGCCCTTATGGAGCGACACGTTGATACATCTGGACGGAGATGG GGGTTTCAGCGTGTCAACTGATAACAGAGTGCATGTATTCAAGCCTGTTTCTGTGCAGGCCATGTG GTCGGCCCTCCAGTCGCTCCATAAAGCTTGCGAAGTGGCTCGTTGTCACAACTACTTCCCAGGCAGCTTGTTCCTCACCTGGGTCAGCTACTATCAAAGTAGGGTCTCCTCCGACCAGGCACGAATCAACGAGTGGAACGCCATGCAGGATGTGCAGTCACACCGTGCCGATTCACCCGTCCTCTTCTCTGATGT ACCTACCGAAAGAGAACTGACAGAGCGTCAGATCAAAACCAGTTTGAGGGAGATCATGATGCAAAAAGACCTCGAGAATGTCACCTGCAAAGAG ATCCGCACAGAGCTGGAAATGCACATGACATGCAACCTCCGAGAGTTCAAGGAGTTTATCGACAATGAGATGATTGTCATTCTGGGTCAGATGGACAGCCCCACAGAGATCTTTGATCATGTCTTCTTG GGATCTGAGTGGAATGCATCCAATTTGGAGGAGTTGCAGAAGAGCGG GGTTCAGTACATCCTGAATGTAACAAGGGAGATCGATAACTTCTTTCCCGGTGTGTTTGAGTACCACAATATCCGTGTTTACGATGAGGAGGCCACTGACCTGCTTGCCTATTGGAACGACACCTATAAGTTTATATCTAGAGCCAA GAAAGCCGGGTCCAAGTGTCTGGTGCACTGTAAAATGGGTATAAGTCGATCTGCAGCCACGGTGATCGCCTACGCCATGAAGGAGTACGGCTGGGATTTGAAAAAAGCCTTTGATTACGTGAAGGAGCGTCGAGCTGTGACCAAACCCAACCCCTCTTTCATGAGACAGCTGGAGGAGTATCAGGGCATACTGCTGGCCAG CAAGCAGAGGCACAACAAACTGTGGCGTTCTCACTCCGATAGCGACCTGTCAGAGCACCATGAGCCACTGTCTAAATCCTACGCCCAACCTCACAGCCTGGGCCGCTCCGACCCCCATAACCAGGCCAGCAGCCCACTCGGTCCCTCTGTGAAAGAGCTGCTGGAATCACTGGGGACTTCATCCAGCACTGGCAAAGCAACACACTCCACTAGCCAGCCTGATACTGGCATCCAGTTCAGCTCCTCATCCTTTGAGGGGGTGGCATCACTATCAGGTGACACTGAAGCTCGAAGCCTCGAGGCTCCCTCTCATTCTGCTGTAGCCCAGATCGACCCCCCTTGTCCTGAGTCCGCAGCTGGCTCTGTGTCTCCGCTATCTCCTCCGCTCTCCAACGGGGTATGTGACTCTGAGGTGCAGCCGTCGTCACCTCCTCTCTCCCAGCCAAGGGCCGCCACTGTGGTGCCTGAGCCTCAAAAGACAGACATGGTGACTGTTGCAGAAAGTGTTTTGCTGGGCCAACCTCACCCACCTCCATCCCTTCACCACCTCCCCCTCTCTCCAGCTCCGTCCCCGACTCCAACCTGCGCGGATGAGGTTATCAAACCACAGGTGTCGTCCTGTTCTCTGCCTGTGATTAAACCGATGCAAGCGTCAGTGCCTGAGCCcatgacaacacaaacaccaagcACACAACAAGCTGGACCCCAGTGTCTGCCTGCACCAGTGCCTGTCAGAAAACAAGACTGTGACCCACACACGTGTGGCTCGTCTTTGGATGGTTCAGCAGCCCATCCTCCCCTCACTAGTGATTTTAACAGCTACCCCAGTGCCATTCCACAAGACAACAAAGTGTTGTTCGGCCACAGTGCGGATCACATTAACTTTTTCAGTGCCAGGGAAAAGTTCAAGGGAATGACTCAAGATGGTAAGACTCATAGTGCTGCGGTGCAGCAGTCGGCCCAGCTGAAGAGTTGTGGCAAGGAACAGCAACCACTGCCTCAGGAGGTCTCCGCTAGTgagggaaaagaggaggagaaaagaaag CAAATCCCTGTGCAGGTCACAGGACTGAAGCCTGCAGTGCACACAGAGGCTTCACCTCCTGGCCCTCTCAGCCAACTGGGTCATGAGGGCCCCCAGGACCAGGAAGTGAGGAAGTCAAAGCAGGAAATAGAGGAtagttgtgttttttcacagaagGAAGCTCAGAATGTAAAAGAggaagtgaaaaacaaagaagacgAGGAGGCGGCTCCTGCTCGTCTCTACAGCGATTGGACAAGGGGCTCTGTGCGGCGTGTGACGCGACAGCTGGAGCAGCGAATGAAACAGGAGCATGACTCTCCATCACCCTCTTCGTCCCCGCCGTCCCACTCCAGCAGCTCTTCCTGCTCTCAGTGGCGTCCATCCGGCGCAACAATGTCACAGGTGTCAGTGGATAGCGCTGTGCaggaagacaaagaggaggatgatgggaaGTTTGGTTCAATGAAGAGGGAGAGTGGTGATGTATTTGAGACGGGGGAACTAGGAAATGATGACGGAAGCACAAAAGAACACAAATTCCAGCCTGCTGATACTCGATCGCTCTCtacctcttcttctttccaccACTCAGCCCACTCTCCCTTTGCCTCTGTGAACTTCCTGTGTTTGGAGGGCGTGACAGAACTGGAGTCGGGCACGGACTGGGACTGCTCCACAGAGGTACCTCATAGTGACATTATCATGAGGGAGACATGGGAGACTTTGTGCGAGCTGGGCGCCTTTCTGCAGCAGGTGAGCGTGGGCGGAGCCCGCAAGGCCAGGTGTGTGGACCAGGTTTTTGGCCTCAGCGCTGGAGCAACACAGAAGCGAGGCAGCAGCACCCAGAAGAGGGTCAGAGAGGTGGAAGCCAGGATCCGCCAGGCGGGGCTGACCCCTCCATCCCTGATGAAGCGCTCAGCATCTCTGGCTAAGCTGGGCTGTCTGGAGCTGCTAGCCAACGACCTGAGTGAGTGGGAGCTCAGCCGCTCCTCTGTGGCTCCGTCCTCAGCAGAACCTCCCATCCATACAGCTAGTGATGAGTCCAAGAAGCAGCGGGTCCACAACTCTCCTTCCTCACCCAGCCAGCAGCCTGAAGTCATCGGGATCGGTGCAGAGAGGCTTTCCGAAGCTGGAGAAACCTCATCAGGAGTCTCTCCATCAAATCAGACTCCGCAGAGCTGTGTACTCCTTAACTCTAGCCAAGACTCTCTGCATTTGCCTGGGCCCACACTTATGACAACAAGGCAGCAATATGGAAGGACTCACCCTCTGAGGCGGCTTAAGAAAAGAACTGTTAGTACCCTTTACCACACCATGTAA